Within the Candidatus Krumholzibacteriia bacterium genome, the region TCGCCATCGGGGGCCTGGGCATGAACGTGGGCGGAACGGCGCGCGGCCTGGTCCTGGCCGGACTCGGCGCGAACGTCGCCGGCGACCTGACCGGCGGAGCGGCAGCCGGACTCGGCTTCAACGTGGGCGGAGACGCCCGTGGCCTGATGGCCACCGGTCTCGGCAGCAACGTGGACGGAAGCATCACCGGTGGATCGCTCGCCGTGCTCGGCAATGCCGTCGGACGCGATCTGCACGGAGTGGCGTTGGCGGGCGTCGGGACCGGCGTCGGCCGCGACGCGACGGGTGTCGTGGTGACCGGCGTCGGCTACAGCATCAGTCGCGACTTCACCGGGATCAGCGCCGCTCTGGTCGGCGGCGCGACCGGGGGACGTCTCACCGGGCTGCACGTCGCCGGGGTGGGAATCCATGCCCGCGAGACGCGCGCGATCACCGTCACCCTGGGCGGCACCCGCGGCGAGATCATGCGCGGGGCGACCCTGGGCGCCTACAACCGCTTCGACGAATCGACGACCGGCCTGGCCATCGGCCTGGTCAACGTCACGGACGAACTGCGCGGGGTGCAGATCGGACTGTTGAACATCGTCCGCGAACGTGATGGCTGGAATCGAATACTGCCCATTCTGAACGTGGGACGTTAGGATCGCAGGACGCCCCCGAGACCCCTCCCGGTGGAGGACCTGCGAATGACCGTCCGCTTCGGCCTGATCGGCCCCGGCAGGATCGCCGACCGTCGCCTCGCTCCCGCCCTGCGACACGTCGAGGGCGCGCAGCTGTGGTCGGTGCTGAGCCGCGACCCCGAACGCGCCGCCGCCTTCGCGCACGAACACGAGGCCGCGGCGGCGCAACCGACACCGGCCACGCTCGACACGATGCTCGCCGACGACGAACTCGATGCGGTGATCGTCGCCACGCCCGACAAGCTGCACGCCGAGCAGGCCGTGGCCGCCGCGCGCGCGGGCAAGCACGTATTCGTCGAAAAACCCATG harbors:
- a CDS encoding Gfo/Idh/MocA family oxidoreductase, translating into MTVRFGLIGPGRIADRRLAPALRHVEGAQLWSVLSRDPERAAAFAHEHEAAAAQPTPATLDTMLADDELDAVIVATPDKLHAEQAVAAARAGKHVFVEKPM